The sequence below is a genomic window from Haematobia irritans isolate KBUSLIRL chromosome 3, ASM5000362v1, whole genome shotgun sequence.
GGCCAAGTGGTTGGTCTTTTTGGATAGAGAGCAGTAGTAGTGTGTGACACAAGAATAGAGATAAGAAATGGAATGATCACATAAATAATATTAGAAACCAAAAGCTTCAAATAGAGATTTTTCTCGGCAATTAGTGCAACTTAAAGGGAACAGAGTTTAAATAACGATAAGAGATATCATGTCTTCTGCCGTGGACATACAAATAGTATCGGCTCCGAATTTAGCCAAGATAGAGAGTTATCTTAAAGATGCCTCCTATCGAGAGACTATCGAGTATAGTGCAAATTTCAATACACGTCTATGTATCGAAAGACGTCTCCGTTTGCCTTTTCTTGATCCCCAAACGGGAGTAGCTCAGAATCATTCGCATTTGTTCTTGGACAAAAAACAGCGTATGCCCGGTTTCAGAGAGGGTCAACTATACACGTATCCCGCTACCAGATGGCGAAAAAGTCGCAGACAATATCTTAATAAAATGTACAagtgagcaaaatatttttccgACTGTTTCAGATggattatttagtttttatatgtTATCCTATTTAGATTCCCAGATCGGCCTTTTCAGGCTTTGCGTAAAGATCATGAAGCTTTGGTAGCCAGCACAGCACCGTCGAGTAGTGGAGGTACTGCATCACCCACAGTTAGCTCCGTTGTTATGAATGATCCGGAATTCAATAGCTCACTGCTAGAAGAATCCTCATCTCTTGGTGCTGCCGGCGGGGACACGTCAGATAGCAAGGATAGCCAACAACAAGCGGCACAACTTCAGTTGAAAGAAGACCTGCCGAAGGAATGGTTTTACGACGAAATCGATATGCATGACAATGACTCGCTGGAAGACCCAAAATCACCTGCCGATGACGAATTTGATTATGATCCACGTTATGGAACTAAAAAACGGAGAAAGCGTAAGCCTGGCAAAAAACCGTCTCTCACACCAGGAGAAAGTTCTGGAGCGGGTCGTCGCCGAGCAGGTCGCGGACGTGTTGCTACATCCACACCGCCATCGTTGGGAGACACATCCCTTTCTGGTTTGGATTCGGTTGATGGCCTGAGCCCATCTACGGATGTGACAGCCACCCCCACCACTTCTACAACCACTGGTAGACGGCCACGTGGCACAGGT
It includes:
- the tth gene encoding toothrin isoform X2, whose translation is MSSAVDIQIVSAPNLAKIESYLKDASYRETIEYSANFNTRLCIERRLRLPFLDPQTGVAQNHSHLFLDKKQRMPGFREGQLYTYPATRWRKSRRQYLNKIFPDRPFQALRKDHEALVASTAPSSSGGTASPTVSSVVMNDPEFNSSLLEESSSLGAAGGDTSDSKDSQQQAAQLQLKEDLPKEWFYDEIDMHDNDSLEDPKSPADDEFDYDPRYGTKKRRKRKPGKKPSLTPGESSGAGRRRAGRGRVATSTPPSLGDTSLSGLDSVDGLSPSTDVTATPTTSTTTGRRPRGTGTRGRRRTKNANAGSGGLLSSGLNNSEPPSFESVAAAVGVLGDLPAVVDEHNADLRNYRKYL
- the tth gene encoding toothrin isoform X1, whose amino-acid sequence is MSSAVDIQIVSAPNLAKIESYLKDASYRETIEYSANFNTRLCIERRLRLPFLDPQTGVAQNHSHLFLDKKQRMPGFREGQLYTYPATRWRKSRRQYLNKMYKFPDRPFQALRKDHEALVASTAPSSSGGTASPTVSSVVMNDPEFNSSLLEESSSLGAAGGDTSDSKDSQQQAAQLQLKEDLPKEWFYDEIDMHDNDSLEDPKSPADDEFDYDPRYGTKKRRKRKPGKKPSLTPGESSGAGRRRAGRGRVATSTPPSLGDTSLSGLDSVDGLSPSTDVTATPTTSTTTGRRPRGTGTRGRRRTKNANAGSGGLLSSGLNNSEPPSFESVAAAVGVLGDLPAVVDEHNADLRNYRKYL